The Brassica napus cultivar Da-Ae chromosome C7, Da-Ae, whole genome shotgun sequence genome has a segment encoding these proteins:
- the LOC106411095 gene encoding F-box/kelch-repeat protein At4g39580 has product MNNEEASPHEQNKMVSPPTTDLSLPDDILLSFLSRVSRLYYPTFSLVSKSFRTLIASPELYQTRSFLNRTESCLYVCLRSLTDSNLRWFTLCRVPDRKLTNFSGGHLLVPVSSSHAPPPPAHWSSVVTVDSNIYAIGGPINDAPSSRVSFLDCRSDTWRMAPPMRVARNYPTASVLDGKIYVAGGCEDCDSLNCIEVFDPNTQSWESEASHGTGGCERLVYKGIGIEGKFHLLGGASHVAYDPREGRWDSVGTEMDIGRAWVSYCVIKNILLYYHERDREFKWYDYKGRFWRKLMGLERLVKFLCYSRVSLADYGGKMAVLWDTFVPGSGSKNKMIWCAEVSLESHDVYDIFGEIEWFDVVLRVSKSYTV; this is encoded by the coding sequence ATGAATAACGAGGAGGCATCACCGCATGAGCAGAACAAGATGGTCTCTCCTCCGACCACGGATCTGTCGCTTCCTGATGACATACTTTTGAGCTTCCTAAGCCGCGTTTCAAGACTCTACTACCCAACTTTCTCTCTCGTCTCCAAGAGCTTCCGCACTCTTATCGCTTCACCTGAACTATACCAGACCCGGTCTTTCCTCAACCGCACAGAGAGTTGTCTTTACGTGTGCTTGCGATCACTCACCGACTCTAACCTCCGATGGTTCACCCTCTGCCGTGTACCAGATCGTAAACTAACAAACTTCTCAGGTGGCCATTTACTGGTCCCGGTTTCATCTAGCCATGCTCCTCCCCCTCCTGCTCATTGGTCGAGTGTGGTCACTGTTGACTCGAACATATACGCTATCGGAGGTCCTATCAACGATGCGCCTTCCTCCAGAGTCTCCTTCTTGGATTGTCGGTCTGACACGTGGCGCATGGCTCCTCCCATGCGTGTGGCTCGTAACTACCCCACGGCTAGTGTTCTTGATGGGAAAATATACGTAGCGGGAGGCTGCGAAGATTGCGATTCGCTGAACTGTATAGAGGTGTTCGACCCAAATACTCAAAGTTGGGAGTCTGAGGCAAGTCATGGCACTGGTGGATGCGAGAGACTTGTATACAAAGGCATAGGGATCGAAGGAAAGTTTCACTTGTTAGGAGGTGCGAGTCATGTAGCTTACGACCCTAGAGAAGGTAGATGGGACTCGGTAGGAACGGAAATGGATATAGGTCGAGCGTGGGTTTCTTATTGTGTGATAAAGAACATATTGTTGTATTATCACGAAAGGGATAGAGAGTTCAAATGGTATGACTATAAAGGAAGATTCTGGAGGAAGTTGATGGGTTTGGAAAGGTTGGTTAAGTTTCTATGTTACAGCCGTGTTAGCTTGGCGGATTATGGTGGTAAGATGGCTGTTTTGTGGGATACTTTTGTGCCTGGGAGTGGTTCTAAGAACAAAATGATTTGGTGCGCAGAGGTTAGCCTTGAAAGCCATGACGTATATGATATTTTTGGTGAGATTGAGTGGTTTGATGTTGTTCTTAGAGTTTCCAAGTCATATACTGTTTAA